A stretch of Shinella zoogloeoides DNA encodes these proteins:
- a CDS encoding DUF736 domain-containing protein, whose product MATIGTFKKTGSNEFTGEIVTLSVQAKGVRIIPDLRATGENAPSHRVLVGRAEIGAAWSKRSNEGRDYLGLKLDDPSFNAPIYANLFDEEDGETFSLIWSRPNGRRGD is encoded by the coding sequence ATGGCAACCATCGGCACCTTCAAGAAGACCGGCTCGAACGAATTCACCGGCGAAATCGTCACCCTCAGCGTCCAGGCCAAGGGCGTGCGCATCATCCCCGACCTGCGCGCCACCGGCGAGAACGCCCCCAGCCACCGCGTTCTGGTCGGTCGCGCCGAAATCGGCGCCGCTTGGTCCAAGCGCTCCAACGAGGGCCGCGACTATCTGGGCCTCAAGCTGGACGATCCAAGCTTCAACGCTCCGATCTACGCCAACCTCTTCGACGAAGAGGACGGCGAAACCTTCTCCCTCATCTGGTCCCGCCCCAACGGTCGCCGCGGCGACTGA
- a CDS encoding DUF2285 domain-containing protein, which yields MLGAAPDFLPPSPSALSVDLADAICGPEGTYGVFDARDGIQYLILADTDANSQPAIILPIDQNLPDRLEAILRLWHMLAGKPARRDPRMTPYQRRRFRLMMQAADGNTNHATYREIAIAIYGEARVRAEPWKTSALRASVIALVRSAATLIDGGYRDLLRHRRKP from the coding sequence ATGCTCGGGGCGGCGCCCGATTTTCTTCCGCCTTCTCCGTCCGCCTTATCGGTCGATCTTGCTGATGCCATCTGCGGACCAGAGGGGACATATGGTGTCTTTGACGCCAGAGACGGCATTCAATATCTGATCCTCGCCGACACCGATGCCAATTCGCAGCCGGCGATCATCCTGCCAATTGACCAAAATCTGCCGGATCGGCTCGAAGCCATTCTCAGGCTCTGGCACATGCTGGCCGGGAAACCCGCGCGCCGCGACCCCAGAATGACGCCGTATCAGCGCCGGCGGTTCCGCCTGATGATGCAAGCCGCCGACGGAAACACCAACCACGCGACTTATCGTGAGATTGCCATCGCCATCTACGGAGAGGCGCGCGTTCGGGCCGAACCGTGGAAGACATCGGCTTTGCGCGCCTCTGTTATCGCCCTTGTCCGATCTGCCGCCACTCTGATCGACGGCGGCTACCGTGACCTTCTGCGTCATCGTCGCAAACCCTGA
- a CDS encoding transcriptional regulator domain-containing protein, giving the protein MKPDTSRWRDQDQYEFYDALPVEGVAWECLRRNASYQASFDDLVAQGTGHLPFADDVQHRWGLRFSGRPLLFRARPTGHLVACCQSGRADARGGARFSSAFSVRLIGRSC; this is encoded by the coding sequence ATGAAGCCGGATACATCCCGCTGGCGAGACCAGGACCAGTATGAATTCTACGATGCGCTGCCCGTTGAGGGCGTCGCCTGGGAATGCCTGCGCCGTAACGCCTCCTATCAGGCCAGTTTCGATGATCTTGTAGCGCAAGGCACCGGGCATCTTCCCTTTGCGGATGATGTCCAACATCGCTGGGGGTTGCGATTTTCCGGCAGACCCCTGCTTTTCCGCGCTCGACCAACCGGTCATCTGGTCGCCTGCTGCCAATCCGGACGTGCTGATGCTCGGGGCGGCGCCCGATTTTCTTCCGCCTTCTCCGTCCGCCTTATCGGTCGATCTTGCTGA
- a CDS encoding helix-turn-helix domain-containing protein, whose translation MKAEAETLGLIGDHFRRARLAAGLTQEQVADLAGISRPRYRDIETGAAAARTTTLINIARALGLEMMLVPQAMVPAIEALLRPDAEDDHPAFSPQPESDDDSRPHR comes from the coding sequence ATGAAGGCGGAAGCAGAAACACTGGGGCTGATCGGCGACCATTTTCGCCGCGCGCGTCTTGCAGCGGGGCTGACCCAGGAGCAAGTGGCCGATCTTGCCGGCATTTCGCGCCCGCGCTACCGCGACATCGAGACGGGGGCAGCGGCTGCGCGCACCACGACATTGATCAACATTGCCAGGGCGCTTGGGCTGGAAATGATGCTGGTTCCGCAGGCAATGGTGCCGGCCATCGAGGCGCTTTTGCGCCCCGATGCCGAGGACGATCATCCCGCCTTCAGCCCGCAACCGGAGAGCGACGATGACAGCCGCCCGCACCGCTGA
- a CDS encoding DNA -binding domain-containing protein has protein sequence MTSPLPPFDDIAPVSGELTEYDRAHIKLYMRLLDAADDGAEWTEAVNVLFGIDPVREPERARQVHDSHLARARWMTRSGYRQLLRHPTDRT, from the coding sequence ATGACATCTCCGCTTCCCCCCTTCGACGATATTGCACCTGTTAGCGGCGAGCTGACCGAATATGATCGCGCACATATCAAGCTCTATATGCGGCTGCTCGATGCCGCCGATGATGGGGCGGAATGGACCGAAGCCGTCAATGTGCTGTTCGGAATTGACCCTGTTCGGGAACCTGAACGCGCCCGGCAGGTCCATGACAGCCATCTGGCACGGGCGCGCTGGATGACACGGAGCGGCTATCGTCAGCTGCTGCGTCATCCAACAGATCGGACCTGA
- a CDS encoding helix-turn-helix domain-containing protein yields the protein MITARQSRAARALLGWTQETLADKARISLTALKRLESENRLEVYETTRDQVRRALEAAGIVLLSTDRGQGVLLVHGEDEKRHRQIHGA from the coding sequence ATGATCACCGCTCGACAGTCGCGGGCCGCACGCGCGTTGCTGGGTTGGACGCAGGAGACGCTTGCTGACAAGGCCCGAATATCGCTGACTGCCCTGAAACGCCTTGAGTCCGAGAACCGGCTCGAGGTGTATGAGACAACGCGGGATCAGGTGCGCCGGGCGCTTGAAGCAGCAGGGATTGTTCTCCTGTCCACGGATCGCGGACAAGGAGTATTGCTGGTTCATGGGGAAGACGAGAAGAGACACCGACAGATCCATGGCGCCTGA
- a CDS encoding type II toxin-antitoxin system HipA family toxin — translation MTAARTAETITALDVFLNSAKVGTIVRTPGDFNAFSLDPAYRATGGIPVLSLSLRAASGGLRKDPRPVAGSLPPFFANLLPEDRLREAMEKHHAGNVRPGNDFDLLATLGADLPGAVRVLPSDGQPGIGAAPSQGRPKARFSLAGVQMKLSVMKNTGKGGGLTLPLGDDEGQYIAKFPSTAFPGVSENEFANLALAEAIGMDVPERELVSRDQFEGIPEEFETLAEGLVLLVRRFDRGADGQRIHIEDFAQVFGLYPARKYDGAASHDIASVLNVAISPFAALEFVRRLTFSVVMGNGDMHLKNWSLIYPGDGDTPALAPIYDMLSTVPYIPADGLALSLGGERAFKGLAPARWKMFANRARLPEPAVLKAVVETVKRIDAKWWTLPEREVVPPLVLERIDAHVKTMIPILTG, via the coding sequence ATGACAGCCGCCCGCACCGCTGAGACCATTACCGCGCTGGACGTGTTCCTGAACAGTGCGAAGGTCGGCACGATCGTCAGGACGCCGGGTGATTTCAACGCCTTCAGCCTTGATCCGGCTTATCGCGCGACCGGCGGTATTCCGGTTCTGAGCCTGTCCCTGCGCGCGGCATCAGGGGGCCTGCGCAAGGATCCGCGACCTGTCGCAGGCAGCCTGCCGCCCTTCTTTGCCAACCTTCTGCCCGAAGACCGGCTGCGCGAGGCGATGGAAAAGCACCATGCGGGTAATGTGCGGCCGGGGAACGATTTCGATCTCCTGGCCACCCTTGGTGCGGATTTGCCGGGGGCCGTTCGGGTGCTGCCCAGTGACGGTCAACCCGGCATCGGGGCGGCGCCATCCCAAGGGCGGCCCAAGGCCCGCTTCTCGCTTGCAGGCGTGCAGATGAAGCTCTCGGTGATGAAGAACACCGGCAAGGGCGGCGGGCTGACCTTGCCGCTCGGGGATGACGAGGGCCAATATATTGCGAAATTCCCCTCGACCGCCTTTCCGGGCGTGTCGGAAAACGAGTTCGCGAACCTCGCGCTTGCCGAAGCCATCGGCATGGACGTGCCTGAGCGAGAACTGGTCAGCCGAGACCAGTTCGAGGGCATTCCCGAAGAGTTCGAAACACTTGCCGAGGGGCTGGTCCTGCTCGTGCGGCGTTTTGATCGCGGGGCAGACGGGCAGCGCATCCATATCGAGGATTTCGCGCAGGTTTTCGGCCTGTACCCGGCGCGCAAATATGATGGCGCCGCCTCCCACGACATCGCCTCTGTGCTGAATGTTGCGATCTCGCCGTTCGCCGCGCTGGAGTTTGTCCGGCGGCTGACCTTCTCGGTGGTCATGGGCAATGGCGACATGCACCTCAAGAACTGGTCGCTGATCTATCCGGGTGACGGCGACACGCCCGCTCTTGCACCGATCTACGACATGCTTTCGACCGTGCCCTATATTCCGGCAGATGGGCTGGCGCTGTCTCTGGGCGGCGAGCGGGCCTTCAAGGGCCTGGCCCCGGCCCGCTGGAAGATGTTTGCCAATCGGGCAAGGCTTCCCGAGCCAGCCGTGCTCAAGGCCGTTGTCGAGACGGTGAAACGCATCGATGCAAAATGGTGGACCCTGCCGGAACGCGAAGTGGTCCCCCCTCTCGTGCTGGAACGGATCGACGCCCATGTGAAAACCATGATCCCGATCCTGACCGGCTGA